CTGGCGAACTCCTCCGACGGCAGCGACGTCCCGGTCGGCATCAAGGTCGACGGTGACGCCGCCGAGGTGCAGCGGGTGCTCGACCAGCTCACGACCACCTTCGGGCCCGGTTTCGAGCAGGTCCTCGGCTCCGACGCCGACGACGACACCGTGGCGGTGGGCCCCAACGCCGACTACCGCTCCGACCTGCTCGCCGACGGCGGGCTCGGTGACTCCGAGGCGTTCCAGCGCGTGGTCCCCGAGGCCGACAGCTCCTCGGTCGTGCTGTTCGTCAACTTCGACGCCGGTGACTGGCTGTCCGGCCTGACGGCCGGCGACGACCAGGCCGCGGCCAACACCGAGCCCCTGGACTCGCTGGGGTTCAGCGTCTGGCAGGACGACGAGGTCTCCCACGGCCTGCTGAAGCTCACGACCGACTGACGGCTCAGTCCCGGCCGACCCGGTCCACGATCGCTCCGGTGATCGTGACCAGGTCGGCCGGTCTGATCTCCAGGTCGAGGCCGCGGCGCCCGGCCGACACGAGCACGGTGTCGTGGTCGAAGGCCGAGACGTCCACGACGGTCGGGTGCTGCCGCTTCTGGCCCACGGGGGAGATGCCGCCGGCGACGTACCCGGTCGCCCGCTCCGCCGCGGCGACCTCCGCCATCACGGCCCTGCTGCCGCCGAGGGCTCGCGCGAGGGCCTTGAGGTCCAGCTGCCCCGAGACCGGGACCACCGCGACCACCAGCTGGCCGCCTCGACCCGGGTCGGCCGACAGGTCGAGGCTCGCGAGCAGGGTCTTGAAGACCCGGGCGGGGTCGACGCCGAGCGCCTGCGCGGCCTCCAGCCCGTACGACTCCGCGCGCGGGTCGTGCTCGTAGGCGCGCAGCGTGTAGTCGGTCCCGGCCCGGTCCAGCGCGACCGTCGCCGGCGTCCCCCCGGCCCGTTTGCGCGCCATCGTCAGTTGGGGGACCAGCGGGTCCGGGCCACCTCGGTGGCCGGCAGCGAGGGGATGACGTTCATCGCCCGGAGCTCGGCGCGCAGCAGGTCGGTGACCAGGACCAGCCGGGTCGTGGCGTCCTCGGCCTCCAGGAGCGACTGGCGGTCGGGCATGGGGAGGGGGGCCAGGGCGGCGAGCGCCCAGGAGAGGTAGGACGGGTCGCGCGGCAGCTCGGTCGGCTCGATGTCGCCCCGGATCGCCGTGAGCGCGGCCCGGTAGGCGGTGAACATCGCCCGGGCGGCGTCGGTGACGTCCTCCGGCACGTCCGGCGGCGGCTCGGGGCGGGCGGTCACGTGACCGACGGGGTAGGGGCCGCCGGTCTCCAGCCTGTCGAGCTGGAAGCGGTCGAGCCCCACGGCCACGAGGTCGAAGCTGCCGTCGGGGTGAGCCTCGACGTCGGTCATCCGGATCCGGCAGCCGACCCGGTAGAGCGACTGGTTGCCGTGGTCGCCGACCTCGTAGCCCTCCCGGATCGCCACGGAGCCGAAGACCCGCTCGACCGGGTCGGAGACCCGCAGCAGGTGGTGGACCAGCGCCCGGTAACGGTCCTCGAAGACGTGCAGCGGCATGCTGACGCCCGGGAACAGCACCGTCCCCAGCGGGAACATCGGCAGCGTGTCGCTCACGGTTCGACTCTAGGCCCTCCCCGCGGCCCGTCCCGGCGTACGACGGGGATGTCGGCCGTGTCCCGCCCCGAACCTAGAATCGGGGCATGATCCGTCGCATCGACCTGCGGGGCGCCTCCGCCCCTGCCGACTACCGCGCCGTCGTGCCCCGCGCGGAGCTCGACGTCGAGGCCGCGACCCATCTGATCCGGCCGGTCGTCGAGGCGGTCCGCACGCGGGGCGTCGAGGCGGTCCTCGAGTACGGCGCGCAGTTCGACGGCGTGGTCGCCGACGACGTCGTCGTGCCGCGCGAGGCGCTGCAGACCGCTCTCGACGAGCTCGACCGGACCGTCCGGTCTGCGCTGGAGGAGTCGGTCCGCCGGCTCCGCGCCACCTGCGAGGCCGAGCTCGAGCACGACGTCACCACCGAGCTCGCCACCGGCGCCGTGGTGACCCACCGCAAGGTTCCGATGGGCCGGGTCGGCCTCTACGTCCCCGGCGGACTCGCGCCGCTGGTCTCGAGCGTCGTCATGAACGTGGTCCCCGCCCAGGTCGCCGGCGTCGGTTCGATCGCCCTGGCCAGCCCGCCCCAGAAGGACCACGGCGGTCTGCCGGAGCCCACGATCATGGCCGCCTGCGCCCTGCTCGGCGTCGACGAGGTCTACGCCGTCGGCGGCGCCCAGGCCATCGCGATGTTCGGCTACGGCGCAGGCCCCTGCCGGCCGGTCGACCTCGTCACCGGCCCGGGCAACATCTACGTCGCCGCCGCCAAGCGGCTGCTGCGCGGCGTGGTCGGCATCGACTCCGAGGCCGGCACCACCGAGATCGCGATCCTCGCCGACGACACCGCCGACCCGGCGTACGTCGCGGCGGACCTGATCAGCCAGGCCGAGCACGACCCGGCCGCCGCCAGCGTGCTGGTGACCGACTCCGAGCGGCTCGCCGACGAGGTCGTCGTCGAGCTCGAGAAGCAGGTCCACGAGACCC
This genomic interval from Nocardioides euryhalodurans contains the following:
- the ybaK gene encoding Cys-tRNA(Pro) deacylase, with translation MARKRAGGTPATVALDRAGTDYTLRAYEHDPRAESYGLEAAQALGVDPARVFKTLLASLDLSADPGRGGQLVVAVVPVSGQLDLKALARALGGSRAVMAEVAAAERATGYVAGGISPVGQKRQHPTVVDVSAFDHDTVLVSAGRRGLDLEIRPADLVTITGAIVDRVGRD
- a CDS encoding LON peptidase substrate-binding domain-containing protein; the protein is MSDTLPMFPLGTVLFPGVSMPLHVFEDRYRALVHHLLRVSDPVERVFGSVAIREGYEVGDHGNQSLYRVGCRIRMTDVEAHPDGSFDLVAVGLDRFQLDRLETGGPYPVGHVTARPEPPPDVPEDVTDAARAMFTAYRAALTAIRGDIEPTELPRDPSYLSWALAALAPLPMPDRQSLLEAEDATTRLVLVTDLLRAELRAMNVIPSLPATEVARTRWSPN
- the hisD gene encoding histidinol dehydrogenase, which translates into the protein MIRRIDLRGASAPADYRAVVPRAELDVEAATHLIRPVVEAVRTRGVEAVLEYGAQFDGVVADDVVVPREALQTALDELDRTVRSALEESVRRLRATCEAELEHDVTTELATGAVVTHRKVPMGRVGLYVPGGLAPLVSSVVMNVVPAQVAGVGSIALASPPQKDHGGLPEPTIMAACALLGVDEVYAVGGAQAIAMFGYGAGPCRPVDLVTGPGNIYVAAAKRLLRGVVGIDSEAGTTEIAILADDTADPAYVAADLISQAEHDPAAASVLVTDSERLADEVVVELEKQVHETRHTERISTALGGQQSGIVLVDDVDQGVAVVDAYAAEHLEIHTRDAVAVAARVRNAGAIFVGPYAPVSLGDYCAGSNHVLPTAGCACHSSGLSVRAFLKSVHVVDYSRAALAEVAGHVGVLAEAEDLPAHGRAVAIRLDEQS